The Planctellipticum variicoloris DNA window ATGACCGAGCCGGCGAACTGCAGTTGAATCAGCTTGTGGCTGGCGAACCGCTCGTTGATTTCGTCGAGGGGGCCGTCGTGCTTGATCTCCCCCTCGTTGATGATGATCGCCCGTTTGCAGAGGGCTTCGACGTCCTTCATGTAGTGGCTGGTGAGGATCACGGTGACTCGTCGGCGTTGCTGGTATTCCCGCAAGAATTCCTGCACACGACGCTGAGAAACGACATCCAGCCCGATGGTGGGCTCGTCGAGAAAGAGAACTTCCGGGGCGTGGAGCAGGGCGGCGATCAGTTCCATCCGCATCCGCTCGCCGAGCGACAATTCCCGGACTGGCTGGCGGATGAGCTTTTTCACATCGAGCAGGCTGGTCAGTTCGTCGAGTCGCTGGTCGAACTCGGCGGGATCGATCCGGTAGATCTCGCGGTGCAGCCGGAACGATTCAAGAGCGGGGAGGTCCCACCAGAGCTGGTTTTTCTGGCCCATCACCAGGGAAAACCGGCGGCGGTAGGCGTGAGCCCGTTCCCAGGGGACGTAGCCCAGGACGGTCGCGGAACCGGTCGAGGGATAGATCAGCCCGGACAACAGTTTCAGCGTGGTCGTCTTGCCGGCGCCGTTTGGGCCGAGAAAAGCGACGATTTCGCCCGGTTCAATGTGGAAGCTGACCCCCCGCACCGCCTGGACGGTGACGTATTCCCGGCGGAAGAGGGCTTTGACGGATGCCATCCACCCATCGCGTTTGCGGTAAACGCGATAGGTTTTGGTCAGGTTCTGCACTTCAATGGCGGCCATGCAGACATCTTAGCGGGGCGAATCCGCCCGGTCATCTCTGCCCGCCGTCCCCGGCGGAACCACCTGCAATTCCGCGCGGCGCTGCAGTCCGAGGACCACGAGACCGGTGGCGGCGAAGGCGGGGCCTTCGAGGGAGGTCCACCAGATCGGCATTCCCTCGGCGATGTCGAGCCCCAGCACGATCGCTCCGTGGAGGGGAGAGAGCAGCGCCAGGCAGCGGATCAGCGGCCAGTACCGACGAACGTCGAACGAGATGAAGAATACCGTGGCCCCGTGCAGGGCGTACATCAGCGACGCCGATCGCGCCAGATAGCCTGCCACCGGGTCCGCCGGCAAACCTTCCAGCCCTGCGGCGCGGGCGGCGTCGCTGAGCCAGACGTGGGGCACGACGACGGCGAACAGGGCGCAGAGATCGACCAGTCCGAACAGCCGCAGGAGGCGAGCGACATTCCGGAACGGATCGCCCGTGGGAACGGCGGAAGACGGCGGGGCGGGATTGGTCATAAATTGTCAGCGGGAGGAGAGCGTCTGCAGCAGAAGTCGGCTTATGCTCGCCGAGCCCGATTCCGGATGCCAGTCTGGAGGAGGGATCGGGAATCGAGTTCTTCCGTTTTCGACAGGGGAGCGATCGAAGTATACTCCTCGCAACATCTCAACCAGCGACCGGTGGCCGGGGCTGGACCGACGGGCGGCCCCGGTGCATGCTGTTCCGGGGCTTCGCGAAGACGCTCCAGCCCCGGCCACCCTGACTTCACGGTTTGAGAAGTGAACATGGCTGAAACCTTTCAGGCCTGACGGAGCCGGTTGTGACCTCGGACGCTGCCAAACTGCGAATTCTGGCGATTCATGCCCATCCCGACGATATCGAGCTGCAATGCGCCGGGGCGCTGCTCCGGCTCAAGGCGCTGGGGCATGACATCTTCATGGCCACCATGACACCCGGCGACTGCGGGAGCGCGGAGCTCACCTGTGACGCCATTTCAGCCGTCCGGCGAGAAGAGGCCCGGCAGTCCGCCGTGCTGATCGGGGCCGAGTATACCTGCCTGGAGTTCCGGGATCTGTCGATTGTGCACGACAATCCCAGCCGTCGACGGGTGACGGAATACATCCGCCGGGTGCGGCCGGATGTGGTCATCACCGCTCCGCCGGTCGATTACATGAGCGACCACGAAGTGACCAGCAAGCTGGTTCGCGATGCCTGTTTCAATGCGTCGTGTCCGAACTATGTGACCCAGCAATGGGATCCCGCCCCGGCGACGGAGAAGATTCCGTTTCTGTATTACGTCGACGCGATCGAAGGGATCGACTGGTACGGCCGGCCGCAGCCGGTAGACCTGCTGGTCGACGTTTCGGAGGTGTTCGAACGGAAGCTGGAGATGCTGGCCTGCCATGCCAGTCAGCGGGAATGGCTGCGGCGGCAGCATGGGCTGGACGAGTACCTCGACGGCTGCCGGCGGTGGTGCGGCACCCGCGGCACGCAGATCGGGACCGAATACGCCGAGGCGTATCGGCAGCACATCGGGCACCCCTATCCGCACGACGATATGCTGTTGAAACTACTTCAGCCCGGCGCGACCTGCGTCCGGCCGGAATCCGCATAGTCTTTC harbors:
- a CDS encoding ABC transporter ATP-binding protein gives rise to the protein MAAIEVQNLTKTYRVYRKRDGWMASVKALFRREYVTVQAVRGVSFHIEPGEIVAFLGPNGAGKTTTLKLLSGLIYPSTGSATVLGYVPWERAHAYRRRFSLVMGQKNQLWWDLPALESFRLHREIYRIDPAEFDQRLDELTSLLDVKKLIRQPVRELSLGERMRMELIAALLHAPEVLFLDEPTIGLDVVSQRRVQEFLREYQQRRRVTVILTSHYMKDVEALCKRAIIINEGEIKHDGPLDEINERFASHKLIQLQFAGSVIPPGLERFGRIIEEAPPRVKLEVPRNQIPEILAALLSQYPIEDVGVQERPLEEVISEFFTRSTPTDSNRVEAASR
- a CDS encoding PIG-L deacetylase family protein; this encodes MTSDAAKLRILAIHAHPDDIELQCAGALLRLKALGHDIFMATMTPGDCGSAELTCDAISAVRREEARQSAVLIGAEYTCLEFRDLSIVHDNPSRRRVTEYIRRVRPDVVITAPPVDYMSDHEVTSKLVRDACFNASCPNYVTQQWDPAPATEKIPFLYYVDAIEGIDWYGRPQPVDLLVDVSEVFERKLEMLACHASQREWLRRQHGLDEYLDGCRRWCGTRGTQIGTEYAEAYRQHIGHPYPHDDMLLKLLQPGATCVRPESA